The Chryseobacterium sp. JV274 sequence TATTTGGAGACCTTGAAACTCTTGCATAATTGAATTTCAAATCAAAATATTCAGATGGATGATAGACAATTCCTCCGTTCACTGAAATATTATTATAACTTAAAGATGGCTTTGTAAGAATTCTGTTTTGGTTAATTCTTACAACAAAGTCTGAATAATCTGCAGCATATTGTTTATTCCAATCGCTCAGATCATACCATTTTGTTACATCATAATGATCATAATCGTATCGGCCTCCCAATTCAAAATCCAATTGAGGAGTAATTTTATATTTTAGTACAGAATAAATTCCTGCATAATATCTGTCATAGTTTGGAACAAGGCGTCTTGCCTCCGTCTGAGTATTGGAATAGTTGTTTTGATATCCTGCATTAATTCCTGTTTCAAGATTCCATTTTCCTCTTTCTATCAGGTGATTCACGTTCAGATCATTGGTTATCAGCTCAAGATCCAATGCCGGTTTTTTACTAAGCTGTTCCGTACGTCTGATATCATATTCTTTTCTATGATTGTACTGAAAACTATAAGTAGCCGTTATTTTTCCGAAATTTTCAAACCTTTTGTAAGCTGATACTTTGGCAATATGATGTTCAATTTCCTGTTTAGGATTATCAATATCATAACTAAAATCTCTTTGGTAAATTGGCTCTGATTCAGTAAGAGCATTACGCAGATCTTCTGAATTTCCAACATGAGAGCTTCTAAGAATTCCAACAGTGCTTTTTGTCAGATAATAATCAAAAGAGAACCCTTTTTCAAATGTCATCTTCTGAACTCCAAAATTAAATCCGGAACTTTCAAGCCCTGTATTCATCAAGCCATAATCCGGCGCTTCAAGATCTCCCAGTTTTTTATAGCTCCCATTAGTTTTTATTGCCCAGCCATTTTCCCAGGTTTTTGCAAGTTTTACATTAAGGTCAGCCCCTCTTCCGTTAGAAATCCCGGAAAGAGAAACATTTCCCATGATGGTATCTTTTTTAGGCAAGATCTGAGGCTGTAAAACAACAACTCCACCTATGGCTCCACTTCCATATTTCAAAGCAGATGCTCCTTTTATTACATCAATATGTTCAAAATTATTAACATCTACATTGGGAGCATGTTCTACTCCCCATTCCTGTTCGGCAAGTTTTACTCCATCATTCAGAATGGAAACTCTACTTCCATAAAGCCCATGAATAATAGGTTTTGCAATATTGTTCCCCGTTTTCAGAACGTTAACACCAGAAATATTGGTTAATAAATTCCCTAGGTTTTCGGTAACATTTCTTGAAATCATTGATTTATCAATAGTTTTCACAACCATGCTTCCATTGTTCTTGTGACTTCCGTGAACTGTAACAGTTTCGATGTCTTTGACGTGATGTTCCAGTGTAATAACCAGCTGAACATTCTGATCAACTCCTATATTTTCAGTATAATCATTGCAATCAGGATGTTGTGCAATGAGTGTATACTTTCCTGCAGGAATTTTGTCAAAAGAAAATTGACCTTTCTTGTTTGTTTTAGCTGTAAGGTTTCCGATTTTAATCACAGCATTTTCCAACATGGTTTTATCATGAAAATCCTGAACGGTTCCTTCAACAGTATAGGTTTTTTGTGCACTTATAAATACTGATCCGCAAAAGATCAGCAGCAGGCAATATATCAATTTCATTGTAAATAGATTGATTGCGTACCCTTTTCAATAGGGTACATTTTCGTTAAAATTTGTGGGAAGGGTTAATTTAATTGTAAAATGTATTAATGATGAGAAGTTAGAGGTTAGAAATTAGAAGCTAGTAACTGGACATTATTTAATATTAATTACAAACTATCAGTTATTTTCCAACAACTTAAAACTTTAAACCTAAAACTTTAAATTTTTAAGCATTAAACATTGAACTTAAAGTATTAAACTTTAAACCCTATAGAATCTATGAATTATGAAATTGTGGGAGGTCCCCGAAGCTGGAAATTGAATTTGGTCTGTGACCAGATTTTCTCCTGAATGGCGATGATTTG is a genomic window containing:
- a CDS encoding TonB-dependent receptor, whose protein sequence is MKLIYCLLLIFCGSVFISAQKTYTVEGTVQDFHDKTMLENAVIKIGNLTAKTNKKGQFSFDKIPAGKYTLIAQHPDCNDYTENIGVDQNVQLVITLEHHVKDIETVTVHGSHKNNGSMVVKTIDKSMISRNVTENLGNLLTNISGVNVLKTGNNIAKPIIHGLYGSRVSILNDGVKLAEQEWGVEHAPNVDVNNFEHIDVIKGASALKYGSGAIGGVVVLQPQILPKKDTIMGNVSLSGISNGRGADLNVKLAKTWENGWAIKTNGSYKKLGDLEAPDYGLMNTGLESSGFNFGVQKMTFEKGFSFDYYLTKSTVGILRSSHVGNSEDLRNALTESEPIYQRDFSYDIDNPKQEIEHHIAKVSAYKRFENFGKITATYSFQYNHRKEYDIRRTEQLSKKPALDLELITNDLNVNHLIERGKWNLETGINAGYQNNYSNTQTEARRLVPNYDRYYAGIYSVLKYKITPQLDFELGGRYDYDHYDVTKWYDLSDWNKQYAADYSDFVVRINQNRILTKPSLSYNNISVNGGIVYHPSEYFDLKFNYARVSRSPNIAELFADGLHHSAAIIERGDMRMKSETGHQFNLVADVKANVLKGLNISVNPYFFYTQNFINQIPTGYQNTQWGGAFVVYNYQQINARMYGLDIDAQLKITDNLTYKGSGSYVYGQDTTHNVPLILMMPPNFNNSLEFNKKEWKGFYFTVSNNTYLKQTRFPTYNVPIRLFDSDGNAYNQEVDISTPPNGYSLWNIQTGVNLSKNFGIDFSVRNVFDKSYRDYLNRLRFFSNEMGRNFILTFKYQF